Proteins encoded by one window of Bubalus kerabau isolate K-KA32 ecotype Philippines breed swamp buffalo chromosome 22, PCC_UOA_SB_1v2, whole genome shotgun sequence:
- the LOC129636862 gene encoding cytochrome P450 2E1, with amino-acid sequence MAALGITVALLVWMATLLLISIWKHIYSSWKLPPGPFPLPIIGNLLQLDIKNIPKSFTRLAERYGPLFTLYLGSRRVVVVHGYKPVKEVLLDYKNEFSGRGENPGFQVHKNNGVIFNNGPTWRDTRRFSLTTLRDLGMGKQGNEQRIQREAHFLLDVLRKTKGQPFDPTFVIGFAPYNVISDILFHKRFDYKDETGLRLMSLLNENFYLLSTPWIQLYNNFPDYLQYLPGSHRKLLKNVSEVKSYALERVKDHQKSLEPSCPRGFLDTMLIEMAKEKHSADPVYTLENIAVTVADLLFAGTETTSTTLRYGLLILMKYPEVEEKLHEEIDRVIGPSRIPAIKDRLDMPYLDAVVHEIQRFIDLIPSNLPHEATQDTVFRGYVIPKGTVIIPTLDSVLYDRQEFPEPEKFKPEHFLNENGKFKYSDHFKAFSAGKRVCVGEGLARMELFLLLAAILQHFNLKSLVDPKDIDLSPIAMGFGKIPPRYKLCLIPRSKV; translated from the exons ATGGCTGCCCTGGGCATCACGGTCGCCCTGCTGGTGTGGATGGCCACCCTGCTGCTCATCTCCATCTGGAAGCACATCTACAGCAGCTGGAAACTGCCCCCTGGCCCTTTCCCACTGCCCATCATCGGGAATCTTTTACAACTGGATATTAAGAACATTCCCAAATCCTTCACCAGG CTGGCAGAGAGGTACGGGCCGCTGTTCACCCTGTACCTGGGCTCTCGGCGTGTCGTGGTTGTGCATGGCTACAAGCCCGTGAAGGAGGTCCTGCTTGACTACAAGAACGAGTTTTCTGGCAGAGGAGAAAACCCTGGGTTCCAGGTGCACAAGAACAACG GGGTCATTTTCAACAATGGACCAACCTGGCGGGACACCCGACGGTTCTCGTTGACCACCCTCCGTGACTTAGGGATGGGAAAACAGGGCAATGAGCAGCGGATCCAGAGGGAGGCCCACTTCCTGCTGGACGTGCTCAGGAAGACCAAGG GCCAGCCCTTTGACCCCACGTTTGTCATCGGCTTCGCGCCTTACAATGTCATCTCTGACATCCTCTTCCACAAACGCTTTGACTATAAAGACGAGACGGGCCTGAGGCTGATGAGTCTGCTCAACGAGAACTTCTACCTGCTCAGCACCCCCTGGATCCAG CTTTATAATAATTTCCCAGACTATCTACAGTACCTGCCTGGAAGCCATAGAAAGCTACTGAAAAATGTGTCTGAAGTAAAAAGTTATGCTTTAGAAAGAGTGAAGGATCACCAGAAGTCCCTGGAGCCCAGCTGCCCCCGAGGCTTCTTAGACACCATGCTGATAGAAATGGCCAAG GAAAAACACAGTGCGGACCCTGTGTACACCTTGGAAAACATCGCTGTGACTGTGGCTGACCTGCTCTTTGCAGGGACAGAGACCACCAGCACCACCCTGCGATACGGGCTCCTGATTCTCATGAAATACCCGGAGGTTGAAG AGAAACTTCATGAAGAAATTGACAGGGTGATTGGGCCAAGCCGAATCCCTGCCATCAAGGACAGGCTGGACATGCCCTACCTGGATGCTGTGGTACATGAGATTCAGCGATTCATCGACCTCATTCCCTCCAATCTGCCCCACGAAGCAACCCAGGACACAGTGTTCAGAGGATATGTCATCCCCAAG GGCACAGTCATAATTCCGACGCTGGACTCTGTCTTGTATGATAGGCAAGAGTTTCCCGAACCAGAGAAGTTTAAACCAGAGCACTTtctgaatgaaaatggaaagttcaAGTACAGTGACCATTTTAAGGCGTTTTCTGCAG GAAAGCGggtgtgtgttggagaaggcctGGCTCGTATGGAACTGTTCCTGCTCTTGGCCGCCATCCTGCAGCACTTTAACTTGAAGTCACTTGTTGACCCCAAGGATATCGACCTCAGCCCCATTGCAATGGGGTTTGGCAAGATCCCGCCCCGTTACAAACTCTGTCTCATTCCCCGCTCAAAAGTGTGA